Proteins from a genomic interval of Aquisalimonas asiatica:
- a CDS encoding O-antigen ligase family protein: protein MTPTKSTPIPDTSRSTGRTNTEQVPMATSFGEYYQRATHGLGVLAVSLLALGVAPSSAAISISYGLALLFLFATLPDFLRTLPRRPALIGLVVVTVSVGLLAAFHTADHHNLPADDSGPWHHLRYMGLLTILFGWAIYVTGMRIRTILVLALIGLLIALAREWGSMTWAEITRGSRLYGLRGPLEFGQFGATALLASALLGPQLVLRAWNVRHGRLGYTKLVAGAVLVGGLIAASAWMWVASGSRSAWLAILITAACLGLVAAITLWKRSERRYVGPSVIALVLVGVFFVGWLGYGEMQHRWERDIERMQDLAQQDWDSMPSGSFEVRAHLYVEAAQLISERPLLGWGPEAVVPLIERAEDDGRMNPGRDHFHNTYLHLAVGVGLPLMLGWLAFNAAAFRGAVLYHLTPGRDPGAALFFAGWGVFFVVVSLFDLRLHSTHGAALLALMSGLALAAYLQWLRERDTMSDRSEAA from the coding sequence ATGACACCGACGAAATCCACCCCGATTCCCGACACATCGCGTTCAACCGGTCGCACCAATACAGAACAGGTCCCCATGGCAACTTCCTTCGGAGAGTACTATCAGCGCGCGACCCATGGGCTTGGTGTTCTGGCGGTGTCGCTTCTCGCTCTCGGCGTAGCCCCGTCCAGCGCGGCGATTTCGATTTCCTACGGGCTGGCCCTGCTATTCCTTTTTGCCACCCTGCCCGACTTCCTGCGCACGCTGCCACGCCGCCCGGCGCTGATCGGTCTGGTCGTGGTCACCGTGTCTGTTGGACTGCTCGCGGCCTTCCATACTGCAGACCACCACAACCTGCCCGCCGACGATTCCGGCCCCTGGCACCATCTCCGCTACATGGGCCTTCTGACCATCCTGTTCGGATGGGCGATCTACGTTACCGGGATGCGGATACGCACGATACTTGTCCTCGCGCTCATCGGGCTCCTGATCGCACTGGCGCGGGAGTGGGGTTCCATGACCTGGGCCGAGATCACGCGCGGCAGCCGGCTGTATGGCCTGCGCGGCCCGCTGGAGTTCGGGCAGTTCGGCGCCACAGCACTTCTGGCTTCGGCGTTGCTCGGGCCACAACTGGTGCTCCGCGCCTGGAACGTTCGCCATGGGCGTCTGGGATACACGAAGCTCGTCGCCGGCGCAGTCTTGGTGGGAGGCCTCATCGCCGCCTCGGCCTGGATGTGGGTCGCATCCGGATCCCGCTCAGCCTGGCTCGCAATCCTCATCACCGCTGCCTGTCTTGGACTGGTAGCGGCAATCACCCTTTGGAAACGCTCGGAGCGGCGCTACGTCGGACCATCGGTCATCGCGCTGGTCCTTGTCGGCGTGTTCTTCGTTGGCTGGCTCGGGTACGGCGAAATGCAGCACCGCTGGGAACGAGACATCGAACGCATGCAGGATCTTGCGCAGCAGGACTGGGACTCCATGCCCAGCGGCAGCTTCGAAGTCCGCGCCCACCTGTATGTTGAAGCGGCGCAGTTGATCAGCGAAAGGCCGTTGCTGGGCTGGGGACCCGAAGCGGTGGTGCCCCTGATTGAGCGTGCCGAGGACGATGGACGGATGAACCCCGGCCGGGACCATTTCCACAACACATACCTGCACCTCGCGGTAGGGGTCGGCTTACCGCTGATGCTTGGATGGCTTGCATTCAACGCCGCGGCATTTCGCGGAGCGGTTCTCTACCACCTCACGCCGGGAAGAGATCCGGGAGCGGCGCTGTTCTTCGCCGGCTGGGGCGTCTTCTTTGTCGTTGTCAGCCTGTTCGACCTGCGGCTCCACAGCACCCACGGCGCAGCACTGCTTGCCTTGATGTCTGGCCTGGCCCTGGCCGCGTATCTCCAATGGCTTCGGGAACGGGACACCATGTCTGACAGGAGTGAAGCAGCGTGA